The Equus asinus isolate D_3611 breed Donkey chromosome 14, EquAss-T2T_v2, whole genome shotgun sequence genomic sequence TGCTGCCGCTCAGCCTGATCCTGATGGTCTTTGCGGGGATGACGGGCTTCCTGAGCTTCCTCCTCCGAGCCTCCATCCCCCTCCTGCTCACGGGAACCCTCTTCCTCTTCGGAGGTGGGTGCCCACCCTGCGCACACACCCTCAGcaagggagggggcggggggcctGTCGCCTCTTGggggctcagtttccccatctgtgttgtcacagcTGGAAGGGATGAGCGGTTTCCAGCCCGGGCTCCCCGGGTCTGTGGCCCCATGAGAGAAGCAGAGGGTGGGGAGCACGTTCTGAGAATCATTTTCACGATTTCACAAAAGAAGCCACATGGAGATGGGGAGACCCTCCCTCGGctgcgctccctccctccctcaggccCCCTGCTGTTCTGACCgattaaaaaacaggcaatgCCTGGGTTCATACCCTTTATTTGGGGACCACGGTGGCTGTTCTAGGGCCTCTGTCCTTCTTGCGAGCTTGGAACAATCCCTCCTTAAAAAAGAACGAGAACAAGGATGAAGACACTGGGAATCCAGGGAGGGAAAAATACAAGGGATGTCTGGAGGCGGAAATACCGCGAGGCTCTGATTTCCAACCACCACCATTATCATTAATATCGGCACTAGTCATTCACCCTTTCTTGAAACCAGCCCCGCCCAGTTGAACTTTCTGCCGCTGGCGACAAGTTCTCCTATCTGCGCTGTGCCGCGGGGGAGCCACGAACCAGCCTACGGAACGCTGGCCACGTGGCAGGTGCCCGCGAGGGGCTGAGATGTTCTCTTGAGTTTAAATAGCCACGTGGGACCAGTGGCTCTGGGACTGCGCAGCACAGCTCCAATCCCGTGTCCATggagacctactatgtgccgggtgctgttctgggggctgggggatCCAGGTCGAGCGCCCTGGAGCTCACAGCCCATCTGTCGAGGGAGAGAGACATTAGCTAAGTCCTTTCAGAAAGGAACGCAGAATCGCAGTTCtgaaggagcagggtggggacgGAGGGCAGCATGCTGCTGTGAGGTCATGGGGCATTTGACCTGTTCAGGGAGCTCCCTGGATGACGCACAAGCTGAGATATGAGGATGGCTAAGACTTACCGAtggcaggaggggaaaggaaaggaaggaagggtgcactgggcagaggggccagctTGGGCAAAGGCCGTGTGGTGGAGGAAGCATGGATGCAGGatgaggccagtgtggctgggctgggctgggcaaggaggggagggcagtgcTGGGGAGTTTGATCTTCTCTCCTTTTGCCTCCCCTGCAGCCTTGGTGACGCTCGCTGGGATCAGTGTCTATATCGCGTACTCAGCTGCCGCCTTCCACGAGGCGCTGTGTCTCCTGGAGGAGAAGGCCCTGCTGGACCAGGTGGACATCCGCTTTGGCTGGTCCCTGGCGCTGGGCTGGATCAGCTTCACCACCGAGCTGCTCACTGGGGCGGCCTTCCTGGCAGCAGCCCGCATGCTCAGCCTGAGACAGAGGCAGGACCAGGCCGTATGAGCCCAGCGTGGGGTCCTGGTGGGCAGGAGGCGTGTGGCCTGGGGGCTTCATCGACCAATCATGGTGGGCTGCAGCCTCCTGTTCCACAGAGGCTGCCGGTGGAGTCAGGGGTCCAACCTGAGAACTGCTGTGGCCTGAGCTCCTGGCCACTGTCCTCCCAGTGCCATCTGTGCTGCCTGGCGTGCTGTGTGTCATGTCtgcgcacgtgtgtgtctgtgtgggctAGCGGAGGCCCGAGGGAGCACAGAACCCATGAAATAACCAAAACAACCCTTAATCAGAAACAGAACTCACAGATGGCGACCTCCCTGTGCCTCTTCTGGCTTCATCTCCTCCTCACCCCCGCCCTGTGGATTAGCTCTTCTTCTTTGTTAGGGAAATGGAGgaccagagaggttaggtaagtTGCGCAAAGGCGCACAGTGAGCTAGTGGTGTATTCCCTGTTCCAAGAACAGTGCTCTCTCGTTTATCGCAGCTTTTCTGAGCAGGCTCACAGCCAGCTGGCTGCAGTGTGGTTACTGTGAGTGGAGAATGCTCCATCTCAGACGCTGGGCCTCAGGCTTCACATGACCTGGGACCCAGGCCGGAGCGCACAGTGGGAAACCCCGAGGGAAGACGGCAGAATCCAGGCTTCTCAACAATGAGGCGTCGGGAGtttcctccctcacctccaggCTCATGCTCGTCCGGTCTAGAGTCCCGAAACTCGACAGCAAAGGCTCACTTCTACATTGATTCTCGGTGACCAGGAGCCCAGAGATGAAGGCCCCTCTTGAACACCAGGTGGTCAGCGTGCTGCTCCCCTTAGGTGTCATTTCATGATTGGCAGGAGGCCTCCACAGGGAGAGAAGAGCCATCAGCGTGCTCAGAGTTAGCAGGGAGGGCGTCAGCAGCCTCGCAATTCATGAGACAGAGCAATCAGCAAACTCCTGTGCAGCAGGAGAATTACCAGCACGCTCCCTCTGCCCGGGAAGAAGGTCCCCAAGGACATAATCAGAACTCTGACATGCTCATCTCGGCAACGAGTCTGCAATCCGAAAGCCAACTGTTAGCTCACGGCACCCTCCAGCCTCTGATAAAAGTAATTAGCACGGGAAAGTGTTGACTGAGCCTGGTTCCCTGGTGTAAAGTCCAGGCTGATGAGATTCAAACACACGGGGAAATGCGTGAGCAGAGTCATCTGCTAAGTCCTCCAGCATCCCCTGAATAAGGCCTGCGCGCTGGGCTCGGCAGGTCTCAACCCAAACTGCCcgctggaatcacctggggaattaAAAAAATGCCCGGGTCCCACCCCGGGCCAAGGAAGTCGCAGTTTCTCAGAGTGGGGTCCGAGCGTCATCAGCTTTCGGGAATGCTCTGGTCCAGCCAGAATTGGGATGAGCCACGGGCTGGCTTTGAACCCAGACGGATGCGTGCGTGTGGCTTTATAACCACAGGTTTTCTATATCTTCTGTGTTTCTACTATATATACCCTGTTGTGATTTTCTCGATTCCACAGGAGGTTGCATCTGAAACAATCTTGAGAAGGagagtggcctggggtttgctttGTACCAGGGTGTCTCAAATTCACGGGCATCTTAGCAAATGCAGCCTGTGAGTCGGTaggtggggggcggggctggCAATTCTGCATCTCTACCAAGCTTTGAGTAGGGAGGGTTTGtgaagtacacacacacacacacaccccatcttCTGTCCTCCTTCAAAGCAGCAGGGTTTTTAAGTTGCTTTTGCACTGACAAAGGAGGTCTGTACTCGGTCATGGGCCGAGTCCTGGTGACGCTATTACCGTTCTTCTTTTGGGCGATAATGACGCGCCACAGCAGCCGTGTGGCCTCGGTGGCTGTGGGCGTGGAGCGTGCCCCCCTCCTGGCCCTGTGGGCTCTGAGTGCTGTCCAGGGAAGCTGTGGCTGCTTTTGGGCAGAAATAACTCTCGGTGTGACGCAGGCTTTTTGCAGCGTGGGTGGTGGGGGTTGGTCTAGAACCCGAAGCTGACAGATGCCCATAAGTTGGTCAATTGACAGGACGATCATATCCCTCGGCCCTCCTTTCATCCTGGCATTTGGCCCACGGGAATGGGGGTCTCCTAATTGGCTGCACATCTGAACCCCCCCGGGGGGTGCTGCTCTCGCTTCAGGGTGCCAGGACTTCCCGGCTTGCCCAAGCCCACCTGGCTGGACTCCACCCCCAGGGGTCTCCGAGCCAGTAGTTCCAGGTGGGGCCCGGGGACGcccatttctaaccagctcccaggtgatgcggAGGCTGCTGGCCCGGGCGTCCCTTTGCATTACGTGACCGGAGGAGCGTGTTAATCCACGGGGGTCGTCGTCACCTTGCTGCACATTAGGATCCCTGGAGTGTCTTTGGAAAATCCTGATGCCCGGGCAGAAGCTCCGATAGTCTCTGGGGTGAAGTCCAGGCATCGGTATTTTTCAAGAGCTCTGCAGGCGATTCCAGTGTGTCGCTGAGGTTGAGAGCTTGTTGCTGGAAGACTCTGAGTTGCGAGATGCAGGGAAGCCTGGGAAGCCTCAAGTTTACGAAACTCCCCAGAAGTACTGACGGCTCAGGAGGCTTGGGGACCACGGGGTGGGTCATGAGATGGTAACACCATTATCAACATCACGACATCCTCACCACGACATCATCATTTTCACCATGACATCACCATCTTCACGAGGACCTCACTGCCCTCACATGACATCATCTTCTTTACTTTGACGTCATCATCCTCACTATGACATCATCCTCCTCACTTTGACCTCCTCACCCTTACCATGACATCGCCATCCTCGCCATGACATTATTACCTTCACTATGACTTTCTTCTCCTCACCATGACATGATCATCACTGTGACATCATCATCCTCGCCATGGCGTGGTCATCATTGCAGCTGACACCCATTCAGTGTTTTCTCTGCTCCTACATTATTTTACATGTGCATCAATCAGTCCTTCAACAGACACCCAATGGGAGGCCATTACTTGCTAGGAGGGACGGGCAGTGACCTCACCAGAGCAAGCCCTTGCTCTCTGAGCTGCCACACGATGGAGGAGACACGTGAGGACTGTGGAGATAAACGAGGCAGggtccagatgaggaaactgaggcacagacaggttgAGTTAACTGGCCCGAGGGCACAAGGAGAGAAAGGGATACAACTGGGACTGGAATTTCGATCGGCGTGATTCCAAGAtgattttctttctgctccagcCAATACCCACGCCCCTCGGCTGTCTGTCAGCTTGTGGATTCAGGACACTGCCGCCGCCTCCCTTTCTGTCTGTCCTGGAAAAGTGCAGACTGAGTGGGTTGCTCATAAGGCCCCCCGGGGGCGAGTGAGCGCGGTTGCAGAACGTGTTACCAGgctgggaaaagaaaggaaaaagttttcaGGAAGAGGCTGCCTTGCTGGCGAGAGGGCGGTCTCTGCTGCCACCTGCTGGTCATTTGGTGGAACTGCGTCAGAGGCGGGACTTGATGCTCAGATCAGGCCCAGGACGTCTGTTTTCCGCCCTCCGGGAGCCCAGCAATGGGTTCAACACCGCAGGTCAGGGGCGCTCAGCTAGGGCGACTTGCCGCCCCTCCCCACGTGGGACATTTGGGGATGTCTGTAGACGtatttggttgtcacaactggggatgggtgctactggcatctagtgggtggaggtcaGGGGTTCTGCTCAACATCCTGCGATGCACAGCACAGCCCCACAATGGAGAGTGATCTATCCCACGTGGCGGTGGTGCCCTGGCTGAAAAGCCTGGTTAGGGGACTAATAACAGAAAGGAATAATAGCAGAAGAAAGCTCGTGTGTGCTCCAGGAACCGACAGCGTGGTTGACCAGGATcttgttcattcaataaatattatcaaaCACCCGCCGTGTGTTCAGACTTGTCCTAGGGCCCGAGGGCACATTAGTGGGAATGGATGACAAGATCCCTGCCCTTCCTAGCTTCCGTGGAAACAGTCGATGAACACATGAACCAATAATACATATGAGAAGTTTAGAGAGTGACTAGTGTTAGTAAGAAGATAGTAAgaagttagttagttagttagtaaGAAGATAAAACAGGATGATGAGCTGGAGTGTGGCTGGGAGAGATGCTCCTCCAGGAAGGACAGTTAGGGAGGGCCTCTTGGAGGTGGTGGCCTGGTGCTGAGACCCGAATGAGGAACCCGCCATGTAGGGAAGCGGCAGAGCAGGCAGAtggcagcatgtgcaaaggccctgaggtgggaacaagCTTCTTATGtgtttgagggaaaaaaagaagaattgagGGAGAGAGGTAGGAGGTGAAGTCAGAGaagtgaggaggagggaaaggaggccaATGGAATCAAAACCCCAAAAAGTGAGCCTGGCCTCTGGTATTTTTAGAAAGTTTCCCAGGTGACTCTGCTGTGCAGCGGGGGTGAAAACCACTGCTTTGCATCCTTGGGTCTGGGGAGCGGAGAGCAGATGGCTGGAGAGAGAGCACCTCTTTGTCCTACCTGCATATCATGAATCGGTTCGATCAGCATTTTCCGGGCCCTCctgtgggctgggggaggagggtctCCCTGGACTCTCGGGGCTGAGGGAAGacccagcctcagtctccccaggcGGACTTTGCTGCCTTTTCCTGGAGATGAACCTCGGCGCTGAGATGGCGTCCGGGATACAGCGAGGGGAGTGAGTCTAGGGGAGCCTGGGAGGGTGCAGAGAAGGCACCATtcccctcattttgcagatgagaagccTGAGGCCCCCAGAAGGGTTTGACTTGCTCTGGGGGCGCTGCAGCTGAGGGAACAGGGACCGAGACCCAGGCTCCAGCGTCGTCACTCCGGGTCCCTCCCTCTGACATCCTGGGTTGCTCGCTCCCTCCCCCGAGAGTCAACAGCCTGGATTTCATTTACGGCAAAAAAGGGGAGCAATCCGTGGTCTCTGCTTATCCTCTCAGTGAATTTCCACTTTTCATTTTCCCAGCACATGACACCCAATAGCTGGGACCCTGACAGTGGGCCTCTGTGATTGTTGGAAGCAGATTCATAATCTTGCTCTTGTTCCAACAGCAGCCTCCGCGTTTTCAAATACTTACAAGTTAGGTCCCCTCTGGAGTGTAtggagggtggggggtgagggagacacactcacacagagcAAAAccagagagacccagagagacacGTGGAGGCCCAGGGAAATCTACACACTCAGCGAGAGAGATAAAGACAGAGgtagagatggagggagaggagagagggcagagggacacaaaggaggaaagagcagtgtgcagagaggagcaggaagaagaagcaagaagagaaggaagagactgAAGGAGGTTCAGAAAACGTGGAAAGAAAGGGATAGAACCCGAGAGAgaaacatagagacagaaaaagccAGCAATGCAGGGGAATCGGGTGGCAGAAGAGACCCTCGGAGCCAGGGGGTGGTGGGCAGAAAGGTGGCCGTGTGGTCCCTTCCTGGGCTGCAGACAGGAAGGGCACTCCGGGACTGTTTGGGGCCGAGGGAGGGAACTCAGGGCAGGGCCCCGGGTCCCCCCCCGGACTGAGGGACAGTCGGGGTGCAGGGACAACTCCCTGGTGGGTGAAGGCAGCCCTGAGACAGCAGCGGGCTGGGAGCAGAGCCCGCAcctgctccccacctcctcctgccctggggatggaggctgggggctttgggaagctACTGGTGGCCATCTGGTCCTCTActggccggggtggggggggggcatggACATCATGTAGGCTCATCTTAGCTATAAAACGGGGACAATAACTCTCTCGCTTTCCTTCTGAGTTATCTTCGGAAGAGAATGCTCAGAACCCTCGCATGGCTCGCACCTCTCCTGGAGGGAAAATGGAAACCTCACCGTGACCTAGGAGGCCCCCCTGTGATTGGGCTCTGCTTCCCTCCCCAGGGCTGCCAGACAAGATGCAGACGCCCAGTTCAACGGGAATTTCAGAGAAGTGACATACTTATCCCACGCTATAGATGGGACATACTTATCCTGGACAACGGTGTGTTGCTTCTCTGGAATTCCAGTTTCACTGAGCGCCCTGTGTTTTAATTTGCTAACCCTGGCAGCCCTGCCCCTGCTGTCTGACCCCACTGTTCTTCTAGGTGTTCatgctgctccagccacaccagcctccttgctgttcctcagacGCCTTAGGCACGGACTGTTCCAGAGTctggaacattcttttttttttttaaaagatttttttatttttttcctttttctccccaaag encodes the following:
- the TMEM114 gene encoding transmembrane protein 114, giving the protein MRVPLGGLAGAAALTGALSFVLLAAAIGTDFWYIIDTERLEQSGRGAQDPAGAANRSQLEPLSSHSGLWRTCRVQSPCAPLMNPFWQENVTVSDSSRQLLTMHGTFVILLPLSLILMVFAGMTGFLSFLLRASIPLLLTGTLFLFGALVTLAGISVYIAYSAAAFHEALCLLEEKALLDQVDIRFGWSLALGWISFTTELLTGAAFLAAARMLSLRQRQDQAV